Within Microbacterium proteolyticum, the genomic segment CGCCCCTCACTCTAGCCGCGTCCGCGACGGCGGCCCTGCCCGGTATCGGTGTGACGAGCGCAGCTCCGCTCACCGAGAACGCGGCCGGTCGCTTCGACTCCGCGCTCCTCTCGCTCGCCGACGGGCGCACGGTCGTCGTGCGGATGCCGTCGGGCGAGGAGACGGCGGCCGACCTCGCCGCCGAGTCCCGCGCCCTGCACGCGCTGACCTCCGGTGTCCGTGCGCTGCTGCCCTTCGCCGCCCCCGAGGTGGTCGGCGAGAACGGCTCCGGTGAGAACCGCGTGCTGGTCGTGGACGTCGTCGACGGCTACCGCATCGATCCGGGCGAGCTTCCGAAGGGCCCGGGGTACGCGCCCGCCATCGGCGGCGCGCTCGCGGCCGTCCACGCTCTGCCCGTCTCGATCGTCCGTACCGACGGGCTGCCGGTCCGGGCGCCCGAGCAGGTGCGCGATGACGTCGCGCGACTTCTCGACCGTGCCGACGCGACGGGCAGGGTTCCCGACGGGTTGATGATGAGGTGGCGGCGCGCGCTCCACGAGCCCGACCTGTGGCGGTTCGAATCCGCCGTGGTTCTCGGCGGTGCCACCAGTGCGTCGATCCTCCTGGTCGACGACGCCGACGGGGTGCCGCGGGTGAGCGGCATCCTGGATTGGTCGGGACTCAGCGTCGGCGACCCCGCCGTCGACCTCCGCTGGCTCGCTTCCGCCCCCACCGCCGTCGACGACGTGTACGACGGCTACGCGGCCTCCGGCGAACGTTCACCCGACCCGCTCCTGCGTGAGCGCGCCCGCCTCTACGCCGAACTGGAGTTCGCGAAATGGCTCGTGCACGGGCACGACGCCGGCGAGCCCGAGGTGGTGGCTGACGCGGTCGCCCTGCTGGAGGCCCTCGCCGAGGGGGTGCGGGGCGATCACATCGTCGCCTCGAACCGGTCGGACATCGACGACGCGCTCGCTCTCGTCGAGCGGGTCCCCCCGACCGCCGCCTCGGTCGTGGACACCTCGATGCAGACGGACGCCTACGACCCCGAGGCTCTGTCGCTGTATCTCTCCGCCGAACGCGACCGGGCGGCGGCCGCCGCCGCGCTCGCGGACGCGCAAGCGCGCGAATCCGAGGGCACCGTGACGGAGTTCGGGGTGAGCGACCTCCCGGACGAGCCCGGTCCGACCGCTCCGATCGACCTCGAGGGTTGGACGCCCGCCGGCGTCTCCCCGCGCGCCGCCGAGGCGTCCGCCGCCGACTCCGCGGCAGACGCCGGGTCCGCGTCGACCGGCGAGAGCCTCGACGCGGCTAACCTGCACCAGGACATCGACGATGAAGAGGATGCCGCGCGCGCCAGCCGTGCCGCGCTGCGTCGCTGGGGCGTCGCCCGCGACGGAGCCTGACCGGACCCTCGGTCGCTCGGCACGCCCCGCCCCGGCCACGCGCGTCGTCCGCGCGGGGAGCTGATCAGCCGCGGAGCACGATCTCGTCCCCGACGTAGAAGAGCGTGACGTCGATCAGGTCGAACGGCACCCCGTGCTTGGCGTGGTAGGCCTCGCGGTACAGCTCGAGCTGGAGCATGCGCGACCGACGTTCGGCCTCGTTCGTCGGCGGCCGACCGGTCTTCCAGTCGACGATCTCGAACCGCTCGCCGCGCCGGTAGACGGCATCGAGCTTGCAGATGACGACGTGGGGACGTCCGTCGAGCCGCGTCGTCACGAAGTCGATCTCGGTCTCGACCTCGAGGGGCTGCAATCCCGCCCACTCCGACCTCTCGAAGATCTCGCGCAGCCGGCGGAGCTCTTCGGCGTCGGCCGCCGAGGCACCGTCGTCCTCGTCGTCCCAGAGGCCGGGATCGTCGAGCCCCGAGCCGGAACCGACGATGCCGGACCGCTTCTCGACCCACGCGTGGAACAGGGTTCCGAGGCGCGTCTGCCGGTACGGCCGCTCCGGCAGCGGGCGACGGAGCTCCTCGACGGCCCCGCCGTAGTCCGCGACGAAGTCCTTGAACTTCGACGCCGGGATGCGCGTGGGGGCGGGAGCGTGCGAAGGACGCAGGCGGTCGGCGCGTTCGGCCAGCAGAAGCTCCAAGTCAGCATCCGGATCCGACGGAGCACGCGTGCGCGCGGCAGTCACGTCGGCGACCGCGGCGGTCACCGCAGTCCGGCGCGCACCGAGCGGGTCGAGGGGCCAGTGCAGCAGCCGGCGTTCGCCGTCGTACGGATCCTCACCCGGGTCGCCGACGCCGAGGTCGAGGCCGAGAGCGGCGGTGGCCTCGTCCAGGAACACGCTCGGTGTGCGCGGGCGTTTCGTGCCCGACCAACTCGACCCCGACAGCAGCAGGTGGTCGCGGGCGCGGGTGAAGGCGACATACGCGAGGCGGCGATCCTCGTCGAGCTGCCGCGCACGGTTCGCCTCGACGAAGGCCTCGATGGCCGCCTTCAGCTCCTGCTGGGTCTCGGCACCCCGCCACCCCAGGACCGGCAACCAGGCCGAGTCCCCGCGGAACTCCGACGGTAGGATGCCGAATCCCAGCCACCCCTTCGTGTCGCGGGCGAGCGACGGCAGCTCGTCCGTGACGAGGCGCACGACGGCGACGGCATCCCACTCCAAGCCCTTGGACCCGTGGATCGTGAGGAGCTGGACCACATCGTCCTCGGGCGGCTCGGTACGCGGCGCGAACTCGTCCGCCTGCTCGGCGTGGTCGAGCCAGGCGAGGAGGCTCGTCACCGAACCGGACTCGTCGGCGGCGAGGAAGCCGCGGATCTCGTCGACGAATGCGCGCAGCTGCGCGGAGGCGATGCGCGCCGGCCCGCGCGACTCGTTCGCCGCCAGTTCGACGTCGAGGCGCAGCTCGGTCTCGATGAGGCGGATGAGTTCGGGGATCGGCGCACCGATGTTGCGGCGCAGGCCCGCGAAGACGGCTCCCGCCTCGCGGAGACGCGCGCGCCCCTCGTCGGTGAGGTCGGCGAGCCACCCGTGACCGTCGGTCTGACGGGCGACGAAATCGAGTGCGTCCACGAGGGACGCCCGGTCGGCCCCGGGGGTCGACCGCAGACGCTCGACCACCTCGGGCGCGAGCGGCTGCAGGGCGACGTCGTGCGTGGCGAGGCGCCGCGCGAGCTGCGCGAGGGCGCGGAGGTCCGCGAGGCCGATCGACCAGCGCGGACCCGACAGCAGACGGATCAGCGCCGACCCCGCCTCGGGATCGCTGATGACGCGCAGCGCCGAGACGACGTCGACGACCTCCGGGGTCGTGAGGAGTCCCCCGAGTCCGAGGATCCGGTGCGGGATGCCACGCCTCCCGAGCGCGTCGCCGAACCGCACCATGTGCTTCTTGCTCCGGAACAGCACGGCACCGGTCGTGGGGCGCTCCTGCGCCGCACGAGTCGCCCGCACGCCGGCGAACCACGCGGCGACGCGGTCGGCCTCGGTGTCGAGGTCGCGCTCGAAGAACGCTTCCACCAGACCCGCCGGCGCGCCCGGACGCGGGAGGAGCTCCTCGACGGCGACCGGAGAGCGACTGGCGAGCGGCGCCAGGACGGCGTTTGCCGCCGTCAACACGCTCGCGCTGTTGCGCCAGCTCGTCAGCAGAGAGAAGGTCTGGCATCCCCCCTCCGGGGCGAACGCGGCGGGGAAGCCGCCCAGATTGCCCGCGCTCGCTCCGCGCCACGCGTAGATGGCCTGGTGGGGGTCGCCGACCGCCATGACCCCCGTCCCGGCGAACAGGGTCGAGAGCAGGTCGGTCTGGACGACCGAGGTGTCCTGATACTCGTCGAGCAGGACGACGCGGTAACGGGACCGAAGCTCGTCGACCACGGCCGGATGCTCGCGGACGATCCGCAGGGCACCGGCGACCTGGTCGGCGAAGTCCATGACTCCCAGCCGCGCCTTCTCCCGGTCGTACGCCTCCGCGAGCTCGGCGAGCAGCCCCAGAGCGGAGACCCGGGATGCCGCGTCCGCGACGTCCTTGTAGACGGTGACGCGCGAGGAGGTGGACGGGCGCTCGACGATGCGGCCGAAGTCGGAGGGGAACGCCGCCAGCCGCTCGAGGTCGACCAGGTTGTCCACGCTGTCGCGAGCGATGCGGAGCGCCGCGTCGATGAGGGTGCGCGGGGACTCCTGGCGCTCCTCCAGCCGCGGGTCGTCCGACGTGAACACGACGCGTCGCATGAGGAGCCACGCCGCGGATTCCGACAGCACGGCCGCCTCGGAATCCCGGCCGATCCGCAGACCGTGCTCCCGCACGATCGAGTCGGCGAAGCTGTTGTAAGTGGACACCGTGGGGCGGTGCAGCAGCTGGTCGTCGTCGCCTCCGGCGTCGCCGTCGATTCCGCCCTCCTGGGCGAGCGCGTCCAAGACCCGCCGTCGTTCGGCGTCGCCGCGCGCTCCCTCGACCCGCGCGAGATCGGCGAACACGTCGAGACGCCCCTCGGCGTGCAGGGCGGTCAGCCGCGGAAGCAGCCCTCGCGCCTCGAACTCCGACAGGCGGTGCAAGCGTCGGTGGATCCGTTCGGCGAGTTCGCCCGCCGCCTTGCGCGTGAACGTCAAGCCCAGCACCTCGTCGCGGCGGACGAGACCGTTGGCCACGAGCCACACGACTCGTCCGGCCATGGTCTCGGTCTTGCCGCTTCCCGCACCCGCGACGACGAGGGCGGGCGAGAGCGGGGCCTCGATCACCGCGGTCTGCTCCGGGGTCGGCGGGAACTGGCCGAGCGCGGCCGCGATCGTCGCGGCGGACAGCAGCGCGGTCACGACGCGCTCACCGCCGAGACCGTGTGGATGCGACACAGACCGAACGAGAACTCGTCGCGGCAGTGCACCTCGTACGGAGCGGCGAAACGGTGCCCGCGCATCACCCCGACCGCGTGCTGCACCCGCTCGACGAACTGCGTGCGGGCGTCGTCGTCGAACGGGGGCTGGTGCGGCTCGGCGTAGTCCTTCGTCGCGGCGGTCGGACGCAGCACGAGCAGCTTCGCTCCCCCGGCCGGCATCCCGGCCACCTGCTCGATGGCGCCCGACGAGAACGCGAGCTGGTACGCCGCGAGCTGCGGGTTGTCGGCGACCTTCGCATCGGTCTGGGGCTCGCTCTTGCCCGTCTTGAGGTCGACGATGACGACCTCGCCCTGCGGCGTGATCTCGACGCGGTCGATGTCGCCGCTGAGGATCGCCCCGTGCTCCCCCGCGTCGGCCACGGGGATGGTGACCTCGAAGTGGCGCTCGGCGCCGACGAGGCGACCGCCCGCGTCGTCGAAGCGGCGCAGATACAGCGCCAGCCGTCGGATGAGTTCGCGGGCTCGCACGCGTTCTGCGCGTTCGCGCCAGGCGGCGTCGAAGACGAGTTCGCCCCAGCGCTGCTCCACGACATCCCACAGCGCCTGTTCGGAACCGTCGGCCGCGGTCTCGAGCGCGGCGTGGATGATCGTCCCGACGCCGGCGGTCGTACCGCTGCGATCACCACCGAGGTCGCCGATGACCCAGTCCAGCTCGCACTGCTCGAGCGCGTGCAGTCGGGACGGCGACACCCGCACGTCCTCGCGGTCCAGGTCGCGCAACGGCGCCGTGGAACTCGGTGCGGCCACGCCGTACCACTGCTCGGGTGCGGCGCCGGGCACATCGGCGGCCGCGAGCAGCGCGAGCTGTCCGGCCGCGTGGCGTCGATCCCGCGCCGGCGAACGGGGCGACGTCAGCGTCCGACGGTGGCGCGCCACCAGACCCCGCAGCGAGAGCGGGTGCTCGGGCACGGATGCCGCGGGCTCGGGTGCCGGCAGCATCTCGAAGAGGACGCTCGGCCCGGTGTCGTCGTCGTCGACCGCCGTGGCGATCAGGCGCGAATGCGCCCGCGAGAGGGCCCGGACGAACAGCCGCAGCTCGTCGTGCATCGCGGCCCGGCGCCGATCGAGCATGCCCGCGGCGGGAAGGTCGGGGTAGTGGACGGCGTCGGCGAGGCGCCAGGTCTCGAGCAGCCCGCCCCGCAGCCGCGTGTTCGGCCACACGCCCTCTTGGACACCGGCGATGACGACGGTGTCGAAGGCGGTTCCCGCCGCGGCGGCCGGTGTGAGGACGCGGACGGTGTCGACGACGGCGGCCTGCTCGATCCGGTCTTCGGCGACGTCGCTGTCGAGGACCGACCGGAGGAAGACGGCGGCCTCGCCGTCGGGCTCTCGCTCGGTGAACCGCTTGGCGGCCTGGAACAGCGCGACGATCGCGTCGAGATCGCGGTCGGCCTGCTCCGCGAGCGGCCCATGTCCGCGCGACGCCTCGCGCCACGGACGGGAGAGACCGCTGCGCTCCCACGCGGTCCAGAGGAGCTCGTGGGCGGTCGCCCGCTGCTCGGACTGCGTCCGCAGCGCCGCGAGCGTTTCCCCGACGCGCGTCGCACGGCGGGCCTCGCGAGTATCGATCGTGGCGAACTCCAGCGGATGCCGGAGACCCGAGGTGAGCAGCTCGGCGGCGGAGCGCGACCCTCCGGCGGCGAGCTCCTCCTGGCGGAGCGCGGCACGCAGGCGTCGGAGCTCGATGGGATCGAGCCCGCCGTACGTGCCGAGGAGCGCGTCGAGCACGGCATCCGGCGCCCAGGTCTCGGGGTCGCGCATGCCGAGTTCCACCAGGGCGACGAGGTCACGCACCGGACGCTGGGCACCGAGCGCCGACCCGGGTCCGCTGGCGCGCGCCGGGACCTCGCGAGCGGCGAGTTCGGCCTCGAGGGCCGCGACCTGCCGTGAATCGTGGGCGACGACCGCGCACGAGCTCCAGGGCACGCCGTCGAGGACGTGCCGTTCGCGCAGGAGACGGGCGATCGCGTCCGCTTCCTCGGCGGGCGAACGCAGGAGGAAGGTGCGCACCGACCCCTCGGGCGCCGCACCCGCCGGCGGCCGGCGGTGGGCGACCACGCCCGCGGCGCCGATGCGCGCCGCGACGCTTCGCACGAGGTCGATCTGCTCGGCGGTCCCGCGGTGCGGCTCGCCCAGCGCCGCGAGCGTCCCGAGCTCAGCCGCGAGGCGCGCGAAGTTCTCGGGTGTCGCCCCGCGGAACGCGCCGGAGCCCACATCCGGGTCGCCGAACGCCACCACGCCCATCCCCCGCGCCCGGCACGCCCTCAGCAGATCGATGGCGCCAGAGGTGAGCTCCTGCGCGTCGTCGACGAGGATGCAGCGGATCGCGGCGAAGCGTCCGAGGAGCTCGCGGTCGGTCGCCGCCTCGTCGATGACGGCGACGGCTTCGCGGGCCAGATCGGCGGCATCGCGGTGGGCGCCGCGCATCTGGGCGCGTACCGCGCGGTATTCGGCCGCGAACGACCCGACCGCCGCCCAGACGGGAACCGCGTGCCGGTCGGCCAGCTCGGACAGGTCGTCCGGTGCGAGCCCGAGGTCGGTGCACTCGGCCAGGAAGGCCCGGAGATCCCCGCGGAAACCACGGGTGGCTCGGATCGACGGCCCGAGCCACTCGGGCCACCGCGAACGACCCTCGGCTTCGTCGAGCGCATCGCCCTCGAGGAGTTCTCGGATGATCTGGTCCTCGTCGCCCCCGGTCAGCAGTTGGGGCGGCTCGGCCCCGCGCCGGACCTCGGCACCCCGGACGATCTGGAACGCGGAGGATGCCACCGAACGGGCGAGTGCGCCGGCCGTGGCGCGGTCGACGGCGAGGGCGAGACGGTCGCGGAGCGCCGTCGCCGCGGGGCGCGTCGGAGTCAGCACGAGGATGTGGTCGGGGTCGACGCCCCGGGCCACGAGGGCGCGGACGCGCGCGAGCAGCGTCGAGGTCTTCCCCGAACCCGGGGCGCCGACGATCGCGCCGCTCGCCTCGGGCGCCCAGTCGACGACGGCACGCTGCTCGACGTCGAGTTCGGCCTCGGCGAGCGGGCGCGCGGCCCCCGGTTCGCCGAGCGCTCGCGGGGCGGAATCCGCACCGGTCGCGGGCACCCGACCGCCCTCTCGGGCGAGGGTCACGGCATCCGGATCCAGCATGTGTTCCACGCTAGCCGCGGCCCCCGACACCGGCCCCGCGACCCGCCCCGTTCGCCGTCCGCGAAGCCGGGTCCCCCGCGGGGAACCCCCCTCCGCTGGTGTCGTAGAGTCGGATCATCGCGCCGGGCGGACCGAGTTGCCCGGGCGGAAAGGGAGCACCGTGGAGATCCGCATCGGCATCACCAACACCGGCCGCGAGCTGAACTTCGAGACCGGTGAGTCCTCGGATGCCGTGAAGTCGTCGATCGCCGCGGCGCTCGACCAGTCCGCCACCCACGTCACCTTCACCGACGTCAAGGGCAACTCCTACATCGTCCCGACCGCGAACCTCGCGTTCGTCGAGCTCGGCACCGAGGAAGCCCGCCGGGTCGGGTTCGTCGCCTGAGCCACCGGCCGTGCAGATTCTCCTCGCGCTGATCTTCGGCGCGGTCGTCGGTCTCGCCGCGCACTTCCTGCTGCCTCACCGGGAGTTGCGCGGAGTCGTCCTGTCCCCGTTCGCGGGTGCCGCCGCCGCGGGCGTTTCGTGGACGGTCCTCACGTGGGCGGGCATCGGGTCCGACTCCCCGGTCCCGTGGGTCGTCTCGATCCTCGCGCCCGCGGTCACGACGCTCGTCCTCATCCCGGCCGTCTCGCGAGTACGCCGACAGGCGGACGCCGAACTCCGGGCGCGCAGCGGCATCTGACCCCCGGCATCCCGCGAGCTCCGACCGCTGCGGCGCCGCCGCACGAGGCGACGTCCTCAGGCCGCGAGGCCCATGGCATCCATTCGCCGGGCGTGAGCGCCCATGAGTTCGGTGAACACCGGCTCGACCTTCGCCTCCTCGGCGCTGTCCAACCGGGGGTGGGCCAGCGCCGCGCGGGCGACGAGCAGGGTGTCGCCGACGAGGCGCCTCCCCCACAGCGCGAGCAACCAGCGCCATTCCTCGTCGCTCGCGATCGTCGCGCCGAGGATCTCGACGATGGCCTGGCGATCGTCGTCGGCCTGGAGGATGCGCGCCACGCGACGGCCGGTGTCGCCGTAGCTCGAGGACAGTGCGAGGTAGAAGTCGTCCAGCATGCCCGCGGTGATGTGGACCGACAGCATCGTCTCCTGCGGACGCACGCCGTGCGTGTTGCGCCGGAACGCGTCCAGCGACTCGCGGAAGGGCAGCATGAGCTGCGTGGGGTCGGCGCCCCGTTCGCGGATGAGCGCGACGATCTCCTGGTGCTTGATGAGCGCCGCGCCGGCCGCCCGCGAGAGCGACTCCTTCTCGGCGAGTTCGGGAGTGGAGGCGATCAGCTCGCTCAACGTCTCGAAGAAGCCGAGCTGCAGGTAGGCGGCCTGACCGAGGAAGGTGTCGATCTCGGGAGCGAGCTCGGCGAAGTCGACACGCATCGCGTCGCCGAGGTCTCCGCGCGACCGCAGCTGGAGCGTGCGACCGACCGGTCGACGACGACGGAACCACTCGAACACGCTCTACAGCCTAGGCGTCGGACCCCCGAAACACGCGCCGGGTAGAGTGGACTCGCCCCGGCGATGGATCGGGGCCCCGCGCCTGTGGACGAGTGGAGGGCGTGGATCCGACTCCCCAGGCGGTCTCTCACCGCCGGAACAGGCACGCTCATGACGACTTTCGCCGAGCTCGGCGTCGATCAGGACATCGTCGATGCCCTGGCATCCAAGGGCATCGTGGATGCCTTCCCGATCCAGGAACAGACCATCCCCCTCGGCCTCCCGGGCCAGGACATCATCGGCCAGGCCAAGACCGGAACTGGAAAGACGTTCGGCTTCGGCATCCCCGTGGTCCAGCGTCTCGGGCTGAACCCCGAGCCCGGCGTGAAGGCGCTCATCGTGGTGCCCACCCGCGAGCTCGCCGTCCAGGTCTACGAGGACATGGACATGCTGACGCAGAACCGCGCGACCAGCGTGGTCGCGATCTACGGCGGCAAGGCGTACGAGGGGCAGATCGACCAGCTCAAGGCCGGCGCGCAGATCGTCGTCGGTACGCCCGGTCGCCTGATCGACCTGAACAACCAGCGCCTGCTCGACCTGTCGGGCGCGATCGAGGTCGTGCTCGACGAGGCCGACAAGATGCTCGATCTGGGCTTCCTCGCCGACATCGAGAAGATCTTCCAGAAGGTCCCCGCCGTCCGCCACACGCAGTTGTTCTCGGCCACCATGCCGGGGCCGATCGTGGCGCTCGCCCGCCGCTTCATGTCGAACCCGATCCACATGCGCGCCAACGACCCCGACGAGGGCCTCACCCAGGCCAACATCAAGCACCTCGTCTACCGCGCGCACTCGCTCGACAAGGATGAGGTCATCGCCCGCATCCTCCAGTCCGAGGGACGCGAGAAGGCCGTGATCTTCACCCGCACCAAGCGGGCAGCCCAGAAGCTCGTCGACGAGCTCAACGACCGCGGCTTCAACGCCGCCGCCGTGCACGGCGACATGAGCCAGGAGGCGCGTGAGCGCTCCATGGCCGCCTTCAAGGCCGGCAAGCGGGATGTGCTCATCGCCACCGACGTCGCCGCGCGCGGGATCGACGTGAACGACGTCACCCACGTGATCAACCACACGATCCCCGACGACGAGAAGACCTACCTGCACCGCGCCGGTCGCACGGGTCGCGCCGGCAAGACCGGCATCGCCGTGACCTTCGTCGACTGGGACGACCTGCACAAGTGGGCCCTCATCAACCGCGCCCTCGAGTTCGGCCAGCCCGAACCGACCGAGACCTACTCGTCGAGCCCGCACCTGTACACCGATCTGAACATCCCCGAGGGCACCAAGGGCCGGCTCGTCACCGCACCCAAGGCAGCGCAGGCGCCGAAGGTCGAGAAGACCGACACCGCCGAGGGATCGGATGCCACCGGCGAAGGCGCCTCGCGCCGCCGCCGTCGTCGTCGCGGCGGTTCCGGCACCGGTGAGCAGGGCACCGAGTCCGCGACGCCCCGCGCCGCGGGTGCGGGGACGCACGATGGAGGCGGCAGCGAGCACCACGACGGCAACGCGGCTCCGCGCCGTCGGCGCCGCCGTCGCAGCAGCGGATCCGGGGGCGGCACGACCGCTCCGGTCGCCTGACCCGACCACGCACGCACGGCGCCGTTCCTCCTCGGAGGGGCGGCGCCGCCGCGTTCAGGGGAAGACGGGTGCCGAGCCGGTCCCGGCCGCGATCAGGCGCGCCACCATGTCGTCGTCGGTCGTGTTCTCGCCCGGCAGATTGGGCTTTCCGAGTCCGTGGTAGTCGCTGGAACCGGTGACGATCAGGTCGCGTTCGTCGGCGAGCCGCGCGAGGGCGGCCGTGGCATCCGGGAGATTCTCGCGATGACGCAGCTCGAAACCGGCGAGGCCCGCGGCGAGCATCGCCTCGAGGACCCGACGCGGAAGGAGCGCGCGCCCGGCGGGGTGGGCGACGATCGGCACGCCTCCGGCGCCCACCACCAGCTCGACCGCGGTGACGGGATCGGGGGCGTAGAGCGAGACGTAGTACTCATTGCGCGGGTGAAGGATGCTCGCGAACGCCTCGGTGCGATCGGCGACGATCCCCCGCGCGATCAGCGCATCGGCGATGTGCGGGCGCCCGACCGTGGCGCCGTCTTCGGTCTGAGCGACGATGTCGCCCCAGTCGATGTCGAAGTCGCGCGAGATGCGCTCGGCCATGATCTGCGCGCGATCCAGCCGCGACGA encodes:
- a CDS encoding phosphotransferase, whose amino-acid sequence is MARSPLTLAASATAALPGIGVTSAAPLTENAAGRFDSALLSLADGRTVVVRMPSGEETAADLAAESRALHALTSGVRALLPFAAPEVVGENGSGENRVLVVDVVDGYRIDPGELPKGPGYAPAIGGALAAVHALPVSIVRTDGLPVRAPEQVRDDVARLLDRADATGRVPDGLMMRWRRALHEPDLWRFESAVVLGGATSASILLVDDADGVPRVSGILDWSGLSVGDPAVDLRWLASAPTAVDDVYDGYAASGERSPDPLLRERARLYAELEFAKWLVHGHDAGEPEVVADAVALLEALAEGVRGDHIVASNRSDIDDALALVERVPPTAASVVDTSMQTDAYDPEALSLYLSAERDRAAAAAALADAQARESEGTVTEFGVSDLPDEPGPTAPIDLEGWTPAGVSPRAAEASAADSAADAGSASTGESLDAANLHQDIDDEEDAARASRAALRRWGVARDGA
- a CDS encoding ATP-dependent DNA helicase, encoding MSHPHGLGGERVVTALLSAATIAAALGQFPPTPEQTAVIEAPLSPALVVAGAGSGKTETMAGRVVWLVANGLVRRDEVLGLTFTRKAAGELAERIHRRLHRLSEFEARGLLPRLTALHAEGRLDVFADLARVEGARGDAERRRVLDALAQEGGIDGDAGGDDDQLLHRPTVSTYNSFADSIVREHGLRIGRDSEAAVLSESAAWLLMRRVVFTSDDPRLEERQESPRTLIDAALRIARDSVDNLVDLERLAAFPSDFGRIVERPSTSSRVTVYKDVADAASRVSALGLLAELAEAYDREKARLGVMDFADQVAGALRIVREHPAVVDELRSRYRVVLLDEYQDTSVVQTDLLSTLFAGTGVMAVGDPHQAIYAWRGASAGNLGGFPAAFAPEGGCQTFSLLTSWRNSASVLTAANAVLAPLASRSPVAVEELLPRPGAPAGLVEAFFERDLDTEADRVAAWFAGVRATRAAQERPTTGAVLFRSKKHMVRFGDALGRRGIPHRILGLGGLLTTPEVVDVVSALRVISDPEAGSALIRLLSGPRWSIGLADLRALAQLARRLATHDVALQPLAPEVVERLRSTPGADRASLVDALDFVARQTDGHGWLADLTDEGRARLREAGAVFAGLRRNIGAPIPELIRLIETELRLDVELAANESRGPARIASAQLRAFVDEIRGFLAADESGSVTSLLAWLDHAEQADEFAPRTEPPEDDVVQLLTIHGSKGLEWDAVAVVRLVTDELPSLARDTKGWLGFGILPSEFRGDSAWLPVLGWRGAETQQELKAAIEAFVEANRARQLDEDRRLAYVAFTRARDHLLLSGSSWSGTKRPRTPSVFLDEATAALGLDLGVGDPGEDPYDGERRLLHWPLDPLGARRTAVTAAVADVTAARTRAPSDPDADLELLLAERADRLRPSHAPAPTRIPASKFKDFVADYGGAVEELRRPLPERPYRQTRLGTLFHAWVEKRSGIVGSGSGLDDPGLWDDEDDGASAADAEELRRLREIFERSEWAGLQPLEVETEIDFVTTRLDGRPHVVICKLDAVYRRGERFEIVDWKTGRPPTNEAERRSRMLQLELYREAYHAKHGVPFDLIDVTLFYVGDEIVLRG
- a CDS encoding ATP-dependent helicase, yielding MLDPDAVTLAREGGRVPATGADSAPRALGEPGAARPLAEAELDVEQRAVVDWAPEASGAIVGAPGSGKTSTLLARVRALVARGVDPDHILVLTPTRPAATALRDRLALAVDRATAGALARSVASSAFQIVRGAEVRRGAEPPQLLTGGDEDQIIRELLEGDALDEAEGRSRWPEWLGPSIRATRGFRGDLRAFLAECTDLGLAPDDLSELADRHAVPVWAAVGSFAAEYRAVRAQMRGAHRDAADLAREAVAVIDEAATDRELLGRFAAIRCILVDDAQELTSGAIDLLRACRARGMGVVAFGDPDVGSGAFRGATPENFARLAAELGTLAALGEPHRGTAEQIDLVRSVAARIGAAGVVAHRRPPAGAAPEGSVRTFLLRSPAEEADAIARLLRERHVLDGVPWSSCAVVAHDSRQVAALEAELAAREVPARASGPGSALGAQRPVRDLVALVELGMRDPETWAPDAVLDALLGTYGGLDPIELRRLRAALRQEELAAGGSRSAAELLTSGLRHPLEFATIDTREARRATRVGETLAALRTQSEQRATAHELLWTAWERSGLSRPWREASRGHGPLAEQADRDLDAIVALFQAAKRFTEREPDGEAAVFLRSVLDSDVAEDRIEQAAVVDTVRVLTPAAAAGTAFDTVVIAGVQEGVWPNTRLRGGLLETWRLADAVHYPDLPAAGMLDRRRAAMHDELRLFVRALSRAHSRLIATAVDDDDTGPSVLFEMLPAPEPAASVPEHPLSLRGLVARHRRTLTSPRSPARDRRHAAGQLALLAAADVPGAAPEQWYGVAAPSSTAPLRDLDREDVRVSPSRLHALEQCELDWVIGDLGGDRSGTTAGVGTIIHAALETAADGSEQALWDVVEQRWGELVFDAAWRERAERVRARELIRRLALYLRRFDDAGGRLVGAERHFEVTIPVADAGEHGAILSGDIDRVEITPQGEVVIVDLKTGKSEPQTDAKVADNPQLAAYQLAFSSGAIEQVAGMPAGGAKLLVLRPTAATKDYAEPHQPPFDDDARTQFVERVQHAVGVMRGHRFAAPYEVHCRDEFSFGLCRIHTVSAVSAS
- a CDS encoding DUF3107 domain-containing protein, with amino-acid sequence MEIRIGITNTGRELNFETGESSDAVKSSIAAALDQSATHVTFTDVKGNSYIVPTANLAFVELGTEEARRVGFVA
- a CDS encoding ferritin-like fold-containing protein, giving the protein MFEWFRRRRPVGRTLQLRSRGDLGDAMRVDFAELAPEIDTFLGQAAYLQLGFFETLSELIASTPELAEKESLSRAAGAALIKHQEIVALIRERGADPTQLMLPFRESLDAFRRNTHGVRPQETMLSVHITAGMLDDFYLALSSSYGDTGRRVARILQADDDRQAIVEILGATIASDEEWRWLLALWGRRLVGDTLLVARAALAHPRLDSAEEAKVEPVFTELMGAHARRMDAMGLAA
- a CDS encoding DEAD/DEAH box helicase; translated protein: MTTFAELGVDQDIVDALASKGIVDAFPIQEQTIPLGLPGQDIIGQAKTGTGKTFGFGIPVVQRLGLNPEPGVKALIVVPTRELAVQVYEDMDMLTQNRATSVVAIYGGKAYEGQIDQLKAGAQIVVGTPGRLIDLNNQRLLDLSGAIEVVLDEADKMLDLGFLADIEKIFQKVPAVRHTQLFSATMPGPIVALARRFMSNPIHMRANDPDEGLTQANIKHLVYRAHSLDKDEVIARILQSEGREKAVIFTRTKRAAQKLVDELNDRGFNAAAVHGDMSQEARERSMAAFKAGKRDVLIATDVAARGIDVNDVTHVINHTIPDDEKTYLHRAGRTGRAGKTGIAVTFVDWDDLHKWALINRALEFGQPEPTETYSSSPHLYTDLNIPEGTKGRLVTAPKAAQAPKVEKTDTAEGSDATGEGASRRRRRRRGGSGTGEQGTESATPRAAGAGTHDGGGSEHHDGNAAPRRRRRRRSSGSGGGTTAPVA
- a CDS encoding PHP domain-containing protein; amino-acid sequence: MERDRRFEGPSDLHLHSTHSDGTESPSLVMAAAHRHGLRTVALTDHDTTSGWAEAAEAASSLGMTFLPGMELSAQHEWRSVHLLAYLVDPDDEDLRAMTDRIRSSRLDRAQIMAERISRDFDIDWGDIVAQTEDGATVGRPHIADALIARGIVADRTEAFASILHPRNEYYVSLYAPDPVTAVELVVGAGGVPIVAHPAGRALLPRRVLEAMLAAGLAGFELRHRENLPDATAALARLADERDLIVTGSSDYHGLGKPNLPGENTTDDDMVARLIAAGTGSAPVFP